Part of the Nicotiana sylvestris chromosome 2, ASM39365v2, whole genome shotgun sequence genome, aagttaggaacacttaccccgttgttttctctgaaaatctctcgaaaatcgcctcttcccgagctccaatttgacaaaaatggaaaatgggactttgtcccattttcagaaattaagaatctgcccagaaaatgtcgggggcactgttcatgcgtTCGGGTACTATTCACGATGCTGTAAAAAATAGCAACTTCCCAAagagaatttcagcagctttttctACCCCGttgaccttccgaaatccacccgaggccctcagaacttcaacaaaatacaccaacaagttctaaaacatgatacggacttagtcggaacctcaaatcgcatcaaataaatgctaaaaccgtgaatcatatccccattcaagcctaatgaaactaagaatgtccaacttctatattcgatgcaaaaaaactaatcaaatcaagtccgattgacttcaaattttgcacacaagtcataaatgacataacaaagctataaaaatttttagaactagattccgaccccgatatcaaaaagtcaactctctggtcaaacctaagaaatttttaaccttagatttccagattccgttaaatgacgataatttgatctagggactcCAAATTcgctttcgggcatatgaccaagtcccagtTCACAACACGAAACTaacggaatggtcaaaacttttatccggattcgtttactcaaaatgttgactgaagtcaactcaattgagttttaaagctctagttcacaatttaatccatttttcacataaaaaccttccggaaaattatacggactgcgcacgcaagttgagaatttattgatatcgcttttcaaggtcttaaaaataccgagatgattatttaatttaaagatgacattttgggtcatcacaagtaAGTGTTGTGGTTAACTTTTACTTGAGGGAACTTGTTGGTCTATTTGCTACTTGAATTATGTGTGGGGACAACTATGTGTAAGGTGACGAGTATATATGCGTTGTCATTGGATTAAAGCATGcagataaaaattattttattgcaTTATGGTTTTGCATTGACTATGCTTTCCATGCCTTAGTTCGATTATTATTTCTCTAATTGTCCGCCTTTGTATTTGTTGTTTATTTTAAAGTTATGGGATATTTAATGTTGAGTTTGTTCATCATAATGCTATGACTGAAGTGGAATTTATTTTCCACCTTGCATTGGTACCTTGGTTTATTATTGTTGTTCGGCGAGGAAGAGTGAAAAGTACGAAGCGTGTTGTTGTGCCTCATTTGCATAAACTATTATCGATTTAAGTGAGTGTGAggattaaagcacgaagggtgatgccacaTACTTGATTTCTTATTATCATTTATCATACCATATGAAGAAGAGAGTAAAaatatgaagggtgatgtcgtgccatttcatttatgATATCATtatcatatggtgaggaagagagtaaagcacgaagggtgataccgtgccattATTAGTTCtattgctttatttgattttcagATTTTGTGATTTATTCGATTGtattgtcatttattttggaaggAGTTTACTTGGTGATATTGTACTTGCCATTTTAAACGTGTTCCTTTCTACATGTTCCCTCCCCATTGTTATGATAAatgtagtatttgttatttctATTGCTTTATGTACATATCTACACAAGATCTtagcttcttgccaattatttgaatccttcagggattgatatcactgctttcgcatattttgcatatcatttgacctcagtccaaggttttaaatactgttttgcaaactcagccatctttctaagatttgaaaacataaatgatatttctaaatgatatttcgggctgagaactactattttacaaatgcccaaggggcttatgatgatttctggactgagcatggatcgggctgcgtgtcgcaacagtgttatattgatattgaggccgagaacctggttgattacattgatattgaggccaagagcctggtttattacattgatattgaggttgagagcctgggtgattatactgagattgatatgaggtcgaggacctagatttgatgccacgagatggcttgatattgcgcttgggcagtAGGAGCCACTCCGGAATCTGTACACATCCCCAGTGAGCaccgtcgatgataaataaatatggatggctcgggctgcacaccgcagcaggTACTAGAGGGTACcttcatatgcattgcattgcactcatgcatttattctttatctgcattatctgccataataattatgtgctcttatttcattgactggttgctttatactgttttgagcctgaggggctgatactattctgagatactgagcccgaggggcagatttctacttattattttggtactgagcccgaggggcagatttctaattattattttgatactgagcccgaggggcagatttctacttattattttgatactgagctcgagggaagatttctagttattattttgatactgagcccgaggggcagatttctacttgttgttttgatattgagcccaaggggcagatttctactcgtcattttactaccaaattacctgttttactggtttaaaagaaatttcacatgatgtttcattGAATTGTTAtgttaaatgatttcactgcttctgtatagaatgttgtgtgccttaacgtgttttcttaccttcagtcattatttatatttattactcactgggtcggagtactcacattactccctgcaccatgtgtgcaggtacaggtattcctgaggcatagagcgagttttctgctgttcagtttttatcggagttatcgaggtagctgcatggcgttcgcagacccgttttctcccttatcttctgttatttatgatatcttcagactttgttcctaattccatactttgtagaattttagtaaactctgtagtagctcatgacttgtgacaccccggttagggctgagttgggttggatttccgtattttatctatactttccgctattggatattattaaaccatgtttatactataattgtgttaattaattgtcttaaaaggatgaattaggttgaatggctggccttgtcttcaagagaggctccatcacgatcAGGTTcgagaattgggtcgtgacaagctggtatcagagcctaggttaattggtctcgcgagtcatgagccggtttagtagagtctcgcggatcggtacggagacgtctgtatttatcctcgagaggctgcagaacctttaggaaaacttcacattcttgaattcttatcgtgcgtccttgattcagcttgaaaagtaactcttacgaTTCCTTCCACATGTTCGTATGTGCGAACAAGCACTCAGTATTCGATTTACCTTGATGGTTTGTAATTCCCTGATAGAAGGGCGAGACGTGATCTtggtgagtttgatgttaggccagtctggaggacttgaggccggatcttgcctatggcttgagcactgaggtgctgattgtgcgagcaagtgttttgaacctttatgttcggtattgtccctattagtgggaatcatggctggatagctacgtgaggagtatgatagtactgcgagatgtatctatatgacttggaagtgacgaggaaggtctactggatgatagatgaactattgagtgtatgatttccattgtgataggatgtgtagtcccaagttatgggtgcgtgaagaatctttttatgtctcctatttggagtgaagtaaatttcatgttacagtatgagtttagactcaggaagattaagtgattgtgtaatgtgtatggcagtggaaggtatacaaaaaatattaactaaaggtaaagctagtgggtaattggcttatgaggggaatctatttgtcatactagttagataagtctgggagctgagatcgcttctgtaaatgtattatgacgaaatcattgagtcaaggagaccaccttgagggtcgaaaacattaaagaaagaatatgttcttactcagttgaatagcccaataatggaggattgaaaggtattttctatgtgttatgattcaaataggtgcaacgcatgtccatgtatcaattttgataatataatacatgtaatattgagattaatgttattgatatacattgtgatgctttgtcaagttgtggacgtgttgttagaatggttttggtgattctctggcaggtggataggcccaattacaaaggaaactctgccgaaatttttaaaaaatttgggacttagtaaaaaaataaaaattgtagcCTAAAGAGttggcttaactgttgtgtgagtgaatgcataaattgcagaagagttaaaatatccgatgattcgtgtttccacaagcttatgaaggagtgtgtttaatctcaccatggtattacgacaacaataaagtatatgtgttgtgatctattgCTTCGAGTGAAGTTGGGgaccttgctattggttagcggattgtacggttatgtactatgttagttccgatttgatgcatgctggtgaatcagttttGGTTGTGGAAACTAGGCCGAGAATGGTAtgagtgaaggaaattttttgaaaGATGTCataagctcggatgagcaggagataagtttcgatgtttacggtaagttggaattgtctttagcgtcacctaagattggtgttttgtaaaaagggttttgcgtcccggttaatgactcttgatcgctcttcagcaTTAGTGCGATCgatggtttggaggtacgctccagatattgttgtggtaggttgtgggagtgtgtcccacgggatgattatataagtgtggcatgtgatcactttattgattaaagatgtaaaccaagtatgaagtttgtgatggtgtcgttaaattaaagattcatgcctggagagcacttggcatattgggttgtgaactggggaggattaccccgattgtgatggttgttcttgtgtgttatgagaaaaaatgggagttattatggacctttgaaaggttatcagattagttcagtgtgatcagaatcggcttgaagtcgatggatagatttaatgtgaataatggctctatatcaggccagatgtgtgcattttagtaacgcggtcctcatggaggagtagttaggttgatgtttcattgtcagatattttgcgtagtgatacattgcgccgtgtgagttttgagacgacttgagaaattgctatgtgttgagaatctgtgtaggaatgacgttatatgagcatcttggctcttgaaattcagattgtacatcgcacctctgttatgcttgagttttgtagcttataacgctatatgtcccttagagatattattatgcacttagcatgcttacgaccgattctcgatattttgttgtaatgagcaaatttggatcgatgtgcatctccttatgtgagatctatgtgtggatcgggtggcacgccaccatgagtatgttatttggatcgggttgcacgccgcaacagtgtgatgttgagtatagttttctatatgctattttgtatgccttgtttcctgttttctaaggaaagtctttattagtgtgtgagattggtaattctttccagagtttgttttccttttgtaccgcgttcgaattggtagcttattggcatattgaggcatcatatgcgacttttgattatgtctggggtggcttattgcctgagcagttcgtaatgggtgagacaagatcattgaatttgagattagtgcaatctgagtatatgaagtaaattaatgagctaagaccatgattttgctcaaaatgaggtgatagttcttgctaGGAGTATAGAACTAACGAATCGTTGTCTCGACAGTGGTCATGAATTTATGCATACCTCATCCGTCATAtcaatattgtaagagttagaacaatacctatgtacatcatgcagaacatgagatgtgtattgattttcttctaggtgattagagaaaaaaaaagcttcagatgattagggcgaatgatcttcggatgattagggaaatagtattgctaattgaaagtgacttgacgagagtatatgtctcataaaaaggtaattttattaaactaatgatatttcgatagtattgcggcatgttcttgtTGGGTGCGCTGATGGTACTGATGAGCTTAAGGTAGactctttcgtttgagtcatttttcatgacttgagtatgttcaggccgtttcttattggtgcgcgtattatgaaagttgtggcttaggcctgtgttgaggtgtcatatcaccagagtggtgtgttgtattcgaggtgatcattggggtcattgatgaatacgagcagatttgatttcagcatgttgatgggtaaatatcgatgttcggttttaaaaaaaaaaattgttactataattgctagaggagaaatggcctcatgaatggttgatctgagcaatggttatgatttattgcgtgtttcaattatcattggcagtatatgagagtgttggaatgagacattggctaataagagatttctatcggtatttggttgtggtgggcagctgctgtgaatggaaggtattgctgcatttgtttgagttattggtatatcatacaattgcacctaaggttgcaggcatagtctattacagctggttcaaacttattctgaatgtaggtgtgaggttctgatcttgtgtatgattccgaAAAGGGTGAAATAtggctctatgatttatgggctagactagattgtgtgaTCTTAGTTACAACGCGTTATCAGacccatgtgagatagggtgacgtgggatcatccccgggtttatgcttgataaggtcattcagcttttggttggcttctaggataACTCTGGGTACTCTCGAGgatgagcgtttgtttaagttggggagaatgtgacgacccgacccgttgtttcatgagttactatCTCGTTcatcccattttctgcttcctcatgtttcattattggtattgggtgcattagaatttatttggagcgattttgataagaaatgagatatttagtctcttttaagaaggtttaagttgaaaaagtcaaccggatgttgacttatgagttagagggctcggatgtgaatttcaaCGATTCAGTtagttccgggaggtgatttgtgacttaggagcaggaccagaagtaattttggaggtccggtgttgaattaggcttgaattggcaaagttagtattttggcgaattccggtttaTATTATGTAAGTATATAGTATTACTGTTAACATATTGCAGGAAGTTTAAGAGTTTTCTTAATATGCAATGAAATAATCTTAAAGTTAGTGTAATTTTGGATGGAGGATAATTATTTCAAATGTATATGAAATAGTAAAACATTTATTAGAATCACATAGTAGTTCCTTTAAACAGTAAAACATATAATTATTTTCTTAATCTGTATTCTCTAAAATCCTATTTCTTTCTCAATTCCAAAGATAGTTATTAAATATAAATATTATACCAAAATAGTCTAATTATAAcgttaaaataataatttattcATATCTAATTCACCTGGCTAAACTAATTTCACGATACTTTCTCCTATAAATAAGTCCAACATCACTTGATGTTAATCACTCCTCTAACAATTCTAGGTGAAAGAAAAATGGCCCAACAATTTAACTTTCTCCTCCTCTCATGTCTCTTAGTCattgttgttgcttcttctttCCTTCATGTTTCCTCCGCAAGGAGTGGCTTGAGACATAATTTTCTTGATAGTGAGAAGCCCATAAAAAATCCAAATGACCCTACAGTTGTGGGAATCGCAACATTTGCTgtgaatgagcacaacaaggagTCTAAAAGCAACTTTCAACTTGTAAGAGTGATGGCAGGAGGAACTGATGTAATTCCTGACGGAACTGTTTATCAACTCGAAATCAGTACTAGTGAATCAAATGTTATCACAACCCGTCTTGTGGCTGTTTTAGTGCATCCAGACAATGTTAAAGAACTTATTTCCTTTGAATGATTATCTTTTCTTATAGTTTAAGTGTATGATCATCTAGAAACGATTATCTTCAAAGTATTTGTATGAAATAAACCATTTCAATTAAATACTTTATCCTATTCTATTGATTCGTTTGGCCATATTAACAAATGGAtgataattttttaattttggaTAACTTGTATTAATCACATTgatattttacaaaattaaacTCTAAATGTTCCAATTGTCTTTTGTCTCAAAATATATATCACGTGTTATTTTTTGATTTACTAATCCATCCTTTATATTGGGGAAATTGAGCAGAACTCCTTGTTCTACGAATCTTGAACTATGTCACGACCCCAGATcgtcctccgtgaaccatcgtgatggcacttagtctctacgactaggaaagcctaacaatgcggaatataaacaacaattacggaagaaataatttaaaaaaaccgaaatagtaaaataaaacagtgtttaagatgccgcctgacagataacagtacaaaatctcaatctaacactcccaaaatctggaaccccatgaatcacaagctaagagatacataagaagctctaactccagaaatgtataacaaaaggaaaactactaaagggctatactattacagaaagatagaaaggaactcctcggtctgcgaacgcggcagatatacctcaaagtctctacagaagcgcctcacctcaaggatgataagactgagtggaagtacctggatctgcacaacaaaaatgtgcagaagagtagcatgagcacaccacatCGATGCCCAggaagtatcaagactaacctaggtggagtagtgacgaggaacagtcaagataCCTACCGGTCTAATAAACTGTACAAATATAGGAACAACGGAACATGATGTATATATGAAGACTACACGAAATAACTAACAATACTAAAAtcacaataagggaagaaaacaaCAAGTAACAATGAAAATACTAAgaataatgacatagaagagcgagcgaaaacacaaacccaaatcctaaAGTCACAATATagtaaaggtaagcaataactcagaTCCTACGACAATGTTCACATCAGGTCTTATCCAACAATTTCCACGAAGTACCTAATCTCGGACAAATTACAGCTCACGAGTCCCAATAcctgaaatctaacacttggcatcctgtgccccCATCAACCTCATGGTCATgctgacaactcacttgctaactagagccactctcacatatataacaagtaaacgagggtgtacatctatactcagcaaaatcaggaggacttcacatccaataggagtgtttaactacgtgtatgcttgtgcaaatGCCTTAACATATCTCCTACTAGCTAATGAGCGTAAGGAAAATAACGAACAACACGTaagatgtttcctcacaacttccaCGAGATAAAGCTCATACAGGTAAGCGTACCACAATACAATAGTAAACAACAAGAATgtccccaggccatcacaaatccTCACAATCAATCCCTGATATAGCCCACCTTGTTTTGCCATGTGttcaaataataacataataagtgccCGTCTTATTTCTCCAcacgtgcatcataatgttcccacTTTGTCTCGCTacatgcgcaacccacatataagcatatatgtatatatacccCACCTTCTCACGCCgcatgtgcaatatatcaatagtagcaatagcacgacagaaacctcgtgcaaccccataacaacaGCCGCACGGcaaaaacctcgtgcatcacaatatcaacaaccgcacagcagaaacctcgtgcaccaccacaacaagtacaacaacaacaatgacaatattGACAAGAACAcggcaagtaaatcaactcaataACTTTCGATCATAAGGAGACGGTAAAACTACCTCACAAGGAATTAACAGCTCAACATGGAAGAAAATAATATGAAGCAACGATCCCACAACATGTAATTCaataacaaggaagctaacacaaatcaaataattccaaataaggaaatgtcGACTAAATATAGattatctaaacttcttttaaggttgggcaaTTTACGAAGAATATACAATAATTTGAATTAAGGATGTGCGGCGGGAAGATAATCATTACCTCAATCCAGACTAAACAATTACAGGAGAGATAATAATGATTTCCAATAAAGACGAGCAGTTATGAAGGATATCATTacaatagaagaggtaaaaatgttcAGTTAAGCAAAATAAGAGTCAAGTAGGCAATAAGAATGAATCATGAGCATGTAAAGGTGAAACTAGTAAGTGGAGAACTCAAACATATCAAGTACATATTCATACACAAtaaatataaggacctaagaaccctaaaaagtcacattttccacaaataagtccaagcacgcactcgtcacctcacatacacgaACTATAATCAACATAGCAGACTCAAATCTtaagggaaagtcccccacacaaggttaggcaagatacttacctcgaaccggctcaaaatcaacctgaaaccacgttcttgccacgagtacccaACTCCAAATGGCGCAAATCTatccaattcaattgcataatataaataacacttaaaagtaactgattctacaaacaaattctaagctaatatgtgaaattaggtaaaatgatcaAAAATGCCCCTCGGACCCACACCTCGGAATCGGAtacaatttatattttcagaactctcgtactctcatgagtctatacatatcaagaacactgaaatcggagtttaattgacccctcaaatatccattttaaggtctcttaatctcaagccctaattacccattttgcactgattttcctaatttttcaccactaattaaacCTTTAATCAcgtataaacgagttatgaagtcaagaatattacctccaagtgattcccctttggtttcctcaaaaatctccctcaaaagcttcaatcccgttcaaaaatggtggaaaaatgaagaagggtcgcggatgggctatttaaatactgcccaggtATTTGTACATTGCGATCGCGAGAGAAGAGATGTGATCACATAGAAGAAATAGTTGCTGGCCCAAAGTGTGCTACGCGATCGCGAACAAATCAATGCAATAGCATAGAAGGAAAATGCTACTGTCCAAATTTTGTGctacgcgatcgcggacaaatcaatgcaatcgcatagaaggaaaatgcA contains:
- the LOC104238866 gene encoding cysteine proteinase inhibitor 4-like → MAQQFNFLLLSCLLVIVVASSFLHVSSARSGLRHNFLDSEKPIKNPNDPTVVGIATFAVNEHNKESKSNFQLVRVMAGGTDVIPDGTVYQLEISTSESNVITTRLVAVLVHPDNVKELISFE